Proteins encoded in a region of the Hypanus sabinus isolate sHypSab1 chromosome 12, sHypSab1.hap1, whole genome shotgun sequence genome:
- the atl2 gene encoding atlastin-2 isoform X5 — translation MEEVYQKPFQTLMFLIRDWSYPYEHPYGLEGGKRFLEKRLEIKQNQHEELQNVRKHIHSCFAKITCFLMPHPGLKVATNPGFDGRLKDIDDDFKKELRNVVPFLLSPENLVEKEIGGSKVTCRDLVEYFKAYIKIYQGEELPHPKSMLQATAEANNLAAVAGAKDIYNKAMEMFCGGDKPYIAPADLQQQHLTLKEASIKQFRSVKKMGGEEFCQRYQEQLEQEMEENYANFVKHNDSKNIFYAARTPATLFAVMFAMYIISGVTGFIGLNSIASLCNIAMGVALISLCTWAYTKYSGEFREFGAIIDQVAETIWEQVLKPLSDSLMEDNIKQTVANSIKAGLTEQGSQHAKLKTN, via the exons ATGGAAGAAGTATACCAAAAACCCTTTCAG ACATTAATGTTTTTAATAAGAGACTGGAGTTATCCCTATGAGCATCCATATGGGCTGGAAGGAGGCAAGAGATTCTTGGAAAAACGATTGGAG ATAAAACAAAATCAACATGAAGAGTTGCAGAATGTTAGAAAACACATCCATTCCTGTTTTGCCAAAATCACCTGCTTCCTAATGCCTCATCCCGGTCTGAAAGTAGCTACAAATCCTGGTTTTGATGGGAGATTAAAAG ACATTGATGATGATTTCAAAAAAGAACTTCGCAATGTAGTGCCATTTCTGCTGTCCCCTGAGAACTTGGTAGAAAAGGAAATAGGAGGAAGCAAAGTAACTTGTCGGGATCTGGTTGAATACTTCAAG GCTTACATCAAAATTTACCAAGGAGAGGAGCTGCCTCATCCAAAATCTATGCTGCAG GCAACAGCTGAAGCCAATAATCTAGCTGCTGTTGCAGGAGCAAAAGATATCTACAACAAAGCGATGGAGATG TTTTGTGGGGGAGATAAGCCTTACATAGCACCAGCAGATCTGCAGCAGCAACACCTGACCTTAAAAGAAGCTTCTATCAAGCAGTTTCGCTCAGTCAAGAAAATGGGCGGAGAAGAGTTCTGTCAGCGTTACCAAGAGCAACTTGAGCAAGAAATGGAGGAGAACTATGCAAATTTTGTAAAGCACAATGACAGCAAAAATATTTTTTATGCTGCCCGTACACCTGCCACGCTCTTTGCTGTGATGTTTGCCATGTACATTATCTCAGGAGTGACTGGATTTATTGGTTTGAACTCGATAGCTTCTTTATGCAATATCGCAATGGGAGTGGCTCTAATATCCCTCTGCACCTGGGCTTACACTAAGTATTCTGGTGAATTCAGAGAATTTGGAGCAATCATTGATCAAGTGGCTGAAACTATATGGGAACAG GTGTTGAAGCCACTGAGTGACAGTTTGATGGAGGACAACATAAAGCAAACTGTAGCAAACTCCATCAAAGCAGGTTTGACTGAGCAGGGCTCCCAACATGCCAAATTAAAGACAAACTGA